The following coding sequences are from one Natrarchaeobius halalkaliphilus window:
- a CDS encoding thiamine pyrophosphate-requiring protein produces MELPDLPAEDIENTDLVTSGEALLESLADHGVEYLFSNLGTDHTPLIEAISRIRARGEETSIPEIVLCPHEYVAMSAAHGYAAVSGEPQAVLVHVDVGTQNLGGAMHNAHRANVPVFVISGLAPVTDSGYLGSREHVVHYQQDVFDQPGIVREYCRWTGEYKPPADPDSIVARGLERATADPSGPVYLTATREALEARFDAPDQPARTIERSQPSRPTDEMLEELGGRLEDASNPVVITSQNADPDALVEFAEATGAGVVEHAPTRICFPRDHPLHLGFTPNDVFETADLILLAAVDIPWIPANGHPPADVPVIQFDSDPTKAQYPSWNFRVDLRLEADSAATMAALTEHVDAPSSGQEAWETTASNRRDRANETLSSHRDEGLLTPEVLSDALNHVVESDTIAIEDAVTSQTAILEHLDVTTEGGHFWKGGAGLGWAGSAAVGAKLAQPDSRVLSLVGDGSYLFSHPTVTAWLSASMNAPTLTVIYNNGGWRAVQSATLSQYPDGSVATEGLRERTFDPAPDLPAAATVVDAYTATVDDEDALIAALDEAVAAMDEGRPAILDVHVDDPSA; encoded by the coding sequence ATGGAGCTTCCTGACCTGCCAGCGGAGGATATCGAGAACACCGACCTCGTCACCAGCGGCGAGGCGCTGCTCGAGTCGCTTGCCGACCACGGCGTCGAATATCTGTTTTCGAACCTCGGGACGGATCACACCCCGTTGATCGAAGCGATCAGTCGAATCCGCGCTCGGGGGGAAGAGACGTCGATTCCGGAGATCGTCCTCTGTCCCCACGAGTACGTCGCGATGAGCGCCGCACACGGCTACGCGGCCGTGAGTGGTGAGCCACAGGCGGTGCTCGTTCACGTCGACGTCGGCACGCAAAACCTGGGTGGAGCGATGCACAACGCTCACCGCGCGAACGTTCCCGTTTTCGTTATCTCCGGGCTCGCTCCGGTGACCGATTCGGGGTATCTCGGATCGAGAGAACACGTCGTCCACTATCAACAGGACGTCTTCGACCAGCCGGGGATCGTCCGCGAGTACTGTCGCTGGACGGGAGAGTACAAACCGCCAGCGGATCCGGATTCGATCGTTGCGCGCGGTCTCGAGCGAGCGACGGCCGATCCCAGCGGTCCGGTGTACCTCACGGCAACGCGAGAAGCGCTCGAGGCGCGCTTCGACGCCCCCGATCAACCCGCACGAACGATCGAACGATCGCAGCCCTCGCGGCCGACCGACGAGATGCTCGAGGAACTCGGCGGACGTCTCGAGGACGCCTCGAACCCGGTCGTTATCACGAGTCAGAACGCCGACCCCGACGCACTCGTCGAGTTCGCTGAGGCCACCGGCGCTGGCGTCGTCGAGCACGCACCGACGCGGATCTGTTTCCCGCGCGATCATCCCCTTCATCTCGGATTCACGCCGAACGACGTCTTCGAGACTGCCGACCTGATCCTGCTGGCGGCGGTCGACATCCCGTGGATTCCCGCGAACGGCCATCCGCCCGCGGACGTCCCCGTGATCCAGTTCGATTCGGACCCGACGAAGGCACAGTATCCGTCCTGGAACTTCAGAGTCGACCTCCGACTCGAGGCGGACTCGGCCGCGACGATGGCCGCATTGACGGAACACGTCGACGCGCCTTCGAGCGGACAGGAGGCGTGGGAAACGACGGCCAGCAACCGCAGAGACCGTGCTAACGAGACGCTCTCGAGCCATCGTGACGAAGGGCTGCTCACGCCGGAAGTTCTCTCGGACGCCCTGAACCACGTCGTCGAATCGGACACCATCGCCATCGAAGACGCGGTCACCTCACAGACGGCGATCCTCGAACATCTCGACGTCACGACCGAGGGTGGGCACTTTTGGAAAGGTGGCGCTGGACTCGGATGGGCCGGCAGTGCCGCGGTCGGTGCGAAACTGGCCCAACCTGACTCGAGGGTCCTTTCGCTGGTCGGTGACGGCTCGTATCTGTTTTCCCATCCCACGGTGACGGCGTGGCTCTCGGCGTCGATGAACGCGCCGACGCTCACCGTCATCTACAACAACGGCGGCTGGCGCGCGGTCCAGTCGGCAACGTTGAGCCAGTATCCGGACGGATCGGTTGCCACGGAGGGTCTGCGCGAACGGACGTTCGATCCCGCGCCCGACCTTCCCGCGGCTGCCACCGTCGTCGACGCCTACACGGCGACCGTCGACGACGAGGACGCCCTGATCGCCGCACTCGACGAGGCGGTCGCGGCGATGGACGAAGGTCGACCGGCGATCCTCGACGTCCACGTGGACGACCCGTCTGCATAA
- a CDS encoding amidohydrolase family protein: MSVIDSERFPLTDEMEEAFVVDVDFHFRAPVDRLMPYMDSAVVKRNLDITGYPPTSCYWFPGYSTPRGAGGLEAHGELETGEDIVEVMEALGIDMPILTPGYNKLPDSQNVVMKNEISRAYNDYLVDDVLPTHENIKAVALMQQWEPETAVEEIKRVGDEEDIVGMYGFFGHYDLLGQPKYDQVFEELVARDLPLALHGGGTANWPQKDLIGNSLRTWSEAYGLVHPCRAMMMAGNMIMTGVFDKYPELQVVMIEGGVNWVPFVSERLDEMYNDHPEDIQMTERMHRMGQEYLDKQPSEYLEENFSFSSQPMNIPNKTSNFEAMLDMTNASNSLMFATDFPHYTVELHNWVLESPAIDDELAERILHENAESVFRI; the protein is encoded by the coding sequence ATGTCCGTTATCGACTCAGAGCGATTCCCGCTCACCGACGAAATGGAGGAGGCGTTCGTCGTGGACGTCGACTTCCACTTCAGGGCTCCAGTCGACCGACTGATGCCCTACATGGATAGTGCGGTAGTGAAACGAAACCTCGACATCACCGGATATCCGCCGACGTCGTGTTACTGGTTCCCCGGCTACTCGACGCCCCGAGGTGCCGGCGGACTCGAGGCTCACGGCGAACTCGAGACCGGCGAGGACATCGTCGAAGTGATGGAAGCCCTCGGAATCGACATGCCCATCCTGACACCGGGGTACAACAAGCTGCCCGACTCCCAGAACGTCGTGATGAAAAACGAGATTTCGCGGGCCTATAACGACTATCTCGTCGACGACGTGCTTCCGACGCACGAAAACATCAAGGCGGTTGCTCTGATGCAACAGTGGGAACCGGAGACGGCCGTCGAGGAAATCAAACGCGTGGGTGACGAAGAAGATATCGTCGGCATGTACGGCTTCTTCGGACACTACGATCTGCTGGGTCAGCCGAAGTACGACCAGGTGTTCGAGGAACTCGTCGCCCGAGACCTGCCACTCGCACTTCACGGCGGCGGCACCGCCAACTGGCCCCAGAAAGATCTGATCGGAAACTCGCTTCGGACGTGGTCCGAGGCGTACGGACTCGTCCACCCGTGTCGCGCCATGATGATGGCTGGAAACATGATCATGACCGGCGTTTTCGATAAGTACCCGGAACTGCAGGTCGTCATGATCGAAGGCGGCGTCAACTGGGTCCCGTTCGTCTCGGAGCGTCTGGACGAGATGTACAACGACCACCCGGAGGATATCCAGATGACCGAACGGATGCACCGGATGGGACAGGAGTACCTCGACAAACAGCCCAGTGAGTATCTAGAGGAGAACTTCTCGTTCTCGAGTCAGCCGATGAACATTCCGAACAAGACGTCGAACTTCGAGGCCATGCTCGACATGACCAACGCGTCGAATTCGTTGATGTTCGCGACCGACTTCCCACATTACACGGTCGAACTTCACAACTGGGTCCTCGAGTCGCCGGCCATCGACGACGAGCTCGCAGAGCGAATCCTCCACGAGAACGCTGAGAGTGTCTTCAGGATATGA
- a CDS encoding Rieske (2Fe-2S) protein has product MTEHVVAAADEIPQGKGKAVEVDGLPIAVFNVEGEYYAISNRCVHMGGPLGQGILHSDLPTVDSERTSVHCPWHYWEFDLETGRSVVNEKTGLRTFDVAVEDEQVVIDL; this is encoded by the coding sequence ATGACGGAACACGTTGTCGCTGCTGCTGACGAGATCCCTCAGGGGAAAGGGAAAGCCGTCGAAGTCGATGGGTTGCCGATCGCCGTCTTCAACGTCGAAGGGGAGTACTACGCGATCTCCAACCGATGCGTGCACATGGGTGGTCCGCTCGGACAGGGTATCCTTCACTCTGATCTCCCGACCGTCGATTCCGAGCGGACGTCGGTTCACTGCCCGTGGCACTACTGGGAGTTCGACCTCGAGACCGGTCGAAGCGTCGTAAACGAAAAGACCGGCCTCCGAACGTTCGACGTCGCCGTCGAGGACGAGCAAGTCGTTATCGACCTGTGA
- a CDS encoding MFS transporter encodes MSEHASVRPNDGSDGRAGVVVAMWLLTTIGYAYIIVPTSVLPVIQESLLIGPLAASVILSITLAAQSISNVPVGALLDRMDNLHVLGWATVGLVIAGLWGWYAAASGDYWSLLGSRGLGGVVTVVMWTVGVNVTTGLYQFDRRATAIGFFTTSAPAGFALGQFTGPVVANSFGWESTFAFYSIVAGATFGFVVIASARCSSPTTPETPVPTLDEVRAVLGNDSVWLIAILAGISFSAFFVLTNWMPSYLVDEYGLSLIHSGFFVALFPAVGIASRWGGGFISDAWFAGRRRPVVFWSFLISTPTFVVLAVVREPFTTVLTLCLAGISIQLGIGVFFAYAREVADASVSATAVSITSAVAVAGATVGPVITGALFELSGTYASVFVYVILLSAAGVALSYKAPEPSVA; translated from the coding sequence GTGAGCGAGCACGCGAGCGTACGGCCGAACGACGGTTCGGACGGACGGGCGGGCGTCGTCGTGGCGATGTGGCTGTTGACCACGATCGGATACGCGTACATCATCGTTCCGACGAGCGTCCTCCCCGTCATCCAGGAGTCGTTGCTGATCGGCCCGCTCGCCGCGAGCGTTATTCTGAGCATCACGCTGGCTGCACAGTCGATCTCGAACGTTCCGGTCGGTGCATTACTGGACCGAATGGATAATCTCCACGTGCTCGGCTGGGCGACCGTCGGTCTCGTTATCGCCGGTCTCTGGGGGTGGTACGCCGCAGCTTCGGGCGATTACTGGTCACTCCTTGGCTCCCGCGGTCTCGGTGGTGTCGTGACGGTCGTCATGTGGACCGTCGGCGTCAACGTGACGACCGGGCTCTACCAGTTCGATCGGCGCGCCACGGCGATCGGGTTCTTCACCACCAGTGCACCCGCCGGGTTCGCCCTCGGACAGTTCACGGGACCCGTCGTGGCCAACAGCTTCGGCTGGGAGAGTACGTTCGCGTTCTACAGCATCGTCGCCGGCGCGACGTTCGGCTTCGTCGTGATCGCGAGCGCCCGCTGCTCGAGTCCGACGACGCCGGAAACACCGGTTCCGACGCTGGACGAGGTTCGTGCGGTACTCGGTAACGACAGCGTCTGGCTGATCGCTATCCTCGCCGGGATCTCGTTTTCGGCGTTTTTCGTCCTCACCAACTGGATGCCGAGCTATCTCGTCGACGAATACGGGCTGTCGCTGATTCACAGCGGCTTCTTCGTGGCGCTTTTTCCCGCGGTCGGCATCGCGTCACGCTGGGGTGGTGGATTTATCTCCGACGCCTGGTTTGCCGGTCGTCGACGTCCCGTCGTCTTCTGGTCGTTCCTGATTTCGACGCCGACGTTCGTGGTCCTCGCAGTCGTCAGGGAGCCGTTTACGACGGTGTTGACGCTTTGCCTGGCAGGTATCTCGATTCAGCTCGGGATCGGCGTCTTCTTCGCGTATGCACGTGAAGTCGCTGACGCGTCCGTCTCCGCGACGGCGGTGTCGATAACGAGTGCCGTTGCCGTGGCCGGTGCGACGGTCGGTCCGGTGATCACCGGCGCGCTGTTCGAACTGTCCGGCACCTATGCGAGCGTCTTCGTGTACGTCATCTTGCTCTCGGCAGCCGGCGTGGCCCTCTCGTATAAGGCACCGGAACCTAGCGTCGCTTGA
- a CDS encoding ABC transporter substrate-binding protein, whose protein sequence is MPRKSSRRNVLTAVGAGLTVGIAGCAGDDNGNGNGNGTGNGNGNGTGNGNGNGNGDDDVLPDTLRIGHPGPTRPTYAAPPYSHFLDEMEARGVTVEPVTFDGFGPMIAGMISEDVEIGYVTPPSLANAIAEGFPVSSFMELSQAFSQQVCTAPGIDSWDEIEGETFILHSPSSFSAMVGRSAVEANLGDPEAVEYQYIAGTPNRIAAIEAGEGVATTAFLAGVLDAEEEGIVQHFSNPNDDFDHMTLATWATLDENLDQNEAMHQEIVDVMLESYEDMYDRDIAELVEYIQTAPTDFPDYGEEVWSETLETAREDEMWNTDLSEHITDEKFQTSLELADRADLLEEMPDVDDLVDRRFL, encoded by the coding sequence ATGCCTCGTAAGAGCAGTAGACGGAACGTGCTGACAGCTGTCGGCGCAGGATTGACGGTCGGGATCGCCGGATGTGCTGGCGACGACAACGGCAACGGCAACGGCAATGGAACTGGGAACGGGAACGGCAACGGAACTGGAAACGGGAACGGCAACGGCAACGGTGACGACGACGTGCTGCCGGATACGCTCCGTATCGGCCACCCGGGACCGACGCGGCCGACGTACGCGGCACCACCGTACTCGCACTTCCTCGACGAGATGGAAGCGCGCGGCGTGACGGTCGAGCCGGTAACGTTCGACGGCTTCGGGCCGATGATCGCGGGAATGATCTCCGAGGACGTCGAGATCGGCTACGTGACGCCGCCGTCGCTCGCGAACGCGATCGCGGAAGGGTTCCCGGTCAGCTCGTTCATGGAGCTCTCCCAGGCGTTCAGCCAGCAAGTCTGTACCGCACCCGGTATCGACAGCTGGGACGAGATCGAAGGCGAGACGTTCATCCTCCACTCACCGAGTTCGTTCTCCGCCATGGTCGGCCGTAGCGCCGTCGAGGCCAACCTGGGCGACCCCGAAGCCGTCGAGTACCAGTACATCGCCGGAACGCCGAACCGGATCGCCGCGATCGAGGCCGGTGAAGGGGTCGCGACGACCGCCTTCCTCGCAGGCGTTCTCGACGCCGAAGAAGAGGGTATCGTCCAGCACTTCTCGAACCCGAACGACGACTTCGACCACATGACCCTTGCGACCTGGGCGACGCTCGACGAAAACCTCGATCAGAACGAGGCGATGCACCAGGAGATCGTCGACGTGATGCTCGAGTCCTACGAGGACATGTACGACCGAGACATCGCAGAGCTCGTCGAATATATCCAGACCGCGCCGACCGACTTCCCGGATTACGGCGAAGAAGTCTGGAGCGAAACGCTCGAGACGGCGCGAGAGGACGAGATGTGGAACACCGATCTCAGTGAGCACATCACCGACGAGAAGTTCCAGACGTCACTCGAACTCGCAGACCGTGCCGACCTGCTCGAGGAGATGCCGGACGTCGACGACCTCGTCGATCGGCGCTTCCTGTAG
- a CDS encoding amidohydrolase family protein yields MDGYEVVDADAHYFETLDHIAPYLDEPWKTRLSQKIDSPQSSIYPTSSGDRNVFGRIARDELSLSDMTPEDIPMIMDHLDVDKTIILSQKMLSFGRIKGDDERPVILANGYVDYMLDKVVDPDEGVYTMIPAPYQDPQAAADLIHRVGDEDGICGVCLVTPGAEPPMGNRRYDVIYEAAQKEGLALNFHAGGGGLDEFHIKGYEKFIETHTLGFLMNNMAQLTSVVVQGVPEKFPDLEIAFQESGIFWVPLMMRRLDAEYLKRPSEAPLLEKRPSEYIKEFYYGIQPLEVPENEAELEGVIETIGGASQLMYASDYPHWDYDLPEVISERPFLSDDEKARILSGTANEVFGL; encoded by the coding sequence ATGGACGGGTACGAAGTCGTCGATGCGGACGCACATTACTTCGAAACGCTCGATCACATCGCACCGTATCTCGACGAGCCCTGGAAGACGCGACTCTCACAGAAGATCGACAGCCCGCAGTCGTCTATCTACCCGACGAGTAGTGGCGATCGAAACGTCTTCGGACGGATCGCTCGAGACGAACTGTCGCTTTCGGACATGACTCCCGAGGACATTCCGATGATCATGGATCACCTCGACGTCGACAAGACGATCATCCTCTCACAGAAGATGCTCTCGTTCGGTCGAATCAAAGGTGACGACGAACGGCCGGTCATCCTCGCAAACGGCTACGTCGACTACATGCTCGACAAGGTCGTCGATCCGGACGAGGGCGTCTACACGATGATTCCCGCGCCGTACCAGGATCCCCAGGCTGCAGCGGATCTGATCCACCGGGTTGGCGACGAAGACGGTATCTGTGGCGTCTGTCTCGTGACGCCCGGTGCGGAACCGCCGATGGGCAATCGGCGGTACGACGTCATCTACGAAGCAGCCCAGAAGGAGGGGCTCGCGCTGAACTTCCACGCCGGCGGTGGCGGGCTGGACGAGTTCCACATCAAGGGGTACGAGAAGTTCATCGAGACGCACACCCTCGGATTCCTCATGAACAACATGGCTCAGCTCACGAGCGTCGTCGTTCAGGGCGTTCCCGAGAAGTTCCCCGACCTCGAGATCGCGTTCCAGGAGTCGGGTATCTTCTGGGTACCGCTCATGATGCGGCGACTCGACGCCGAGTACCTCAAACGCCCGTCCGAGGCACCGCTGCTCGAGAAGCGACCGAGCGAGTACATCAAGGAGTTCTACTACGGCATTCAGCCACTCGAAGTTCCGGAGAACGAAGCGGAACTCGAGGGCGTCATCGAGACGATCGGCGGCGCGAGTCAGCTCATGTACGCCTCCGATTATCCCCACTGGGATTACGATCTGCCGGAGGTCATCTCGGAGCGACCGTTCCTCTCCGACGACGAGAAAGCGCGCATTCTGAGCGGAACGGCCAACGAGGTGTTCGGCCTGTGA
- a CDS encoding Rieske (2Fe-2S) protein — MSERVRAGTVGDLGPGERTVVTVDDEPVGVLNVEGDYYAVQNTCEHMGGPVCSGRVQGKLVAEFTEPGQRPEEDFSDDKTIACPWHGWEYELETGDHIGDDRISLETYDVTVEDGVVYVES, encoded by the coding sequence GTGAGCGAGCGAGTCCGTGCTGGAACGGTAGGCGATCTCGGCCCCGGTGAGCGAACGGTCGTGACGGTAGACGACGAGCCCGTCGGCGTCCTCAACGTCGAGGGCGACTACTACGCGGTCCAGAACACCTGCGAACACATGGGTGGCCCCGTCTGTTCGGGGCGCGTGCAAGGAAAACTGGTTGCGGAGTTTACCGAGCCGGGTCAGCGTCCGGAAGAGGACTTCTCCGACGACAAAACCATCGCCTGTCCGTGGCACGGCTGGGAGTACGAACTCGAGACCGGCGACCACATCGGTGACGACCGGATCTCTCTCGAAACGTACGACGTGACCGTCGAGGACGGGGTCGTCTACGTCGAATCGTAG
- a CDS encoding SDR family oxidoreductase, which translates to MRLRNRTVVVTGASNGLGKAIATACTEEGARVVCASRSAEKLDALAADLTERTDEGNAVAVPTDVRSWDDVRSLVAETTDRFGGIDVFVNNAGITQLNVAGEPSYRPVSDVPVDAWDAILETNLRGPFLCSKAALPGMKARGSGRLIHVSSGHGLRARANRSPYVASKFGLEGLHETLTRELEETEIDSIALRPPNGGVYTERKGENETTKETYRHESPTVISETAVRLAADEGEHGGRYVANADGDSYSTYTTGDDPRTE; encoded by the coding sequence ATGCGTCTTCGAAATCGAACGGTCGTCGTCACCGGTGCGAGCAACGGCCTCGGAAAGGCGATCGCCACGGCTTGCACCGAAGAGGGTGCGCGAGTCGTCTGTGCGTCGCGATCGGCCGAGAAACTCGACGCGCTGGCAGCGGACCTCACCGAGCGCACGGACGAGGGAAACGCGGTCGCGGTTCCGACCGACGTCCGCTCGTGGGACGACGTCCGGTCGCTCGTCGCGGAGACGACCGACCGCTTCGGTGGAATCGACGTCTTCGTCAACAACGCTGGAATTACCCAGTTGAACGTCGCCGGCGAGCCGTCCTACCGTCCGGTGTCGGACGTCCCGGTCGACGCCTGGGACGCGATCCTCGAGACGAACCTTCGCGGACCGTTCCTCTGTTCGAAAGCCGCCCTTCCCGGAATGAAAGCGCGCGGTTCCGGGCGGCTGATTCACGTCTCGTCGGGCCACGGTCTCCGTGCCCGGGCGAATCGATCGCCGTACGTGGCCTCGAAGTTCGGCCTCGAGGGGCTACACGAGACGCTCACCCGAGAACTCGAGGAAACGGAGATCGATTCGATCGCGCTTCGACCGCCAAACGGCGGCGTCTACACCGAGCGAAAGGGGGAAAACGAAACGACGAAAGAGACGTATCGACACGAGAGCCCGACCGTCATCTCGGAGACGGCGGTTCGTCTCGCCGCCGACGAGGGCGAACACGGCGGACGATACGTCGCGAACGCTGACGGCGACAGTTACAGTACGTACACGACCGGCGACGATCCGCGAACGGAGTAA